CTGCGCCGGTGGCAATCCGCTCACTGGAATCTACGGTTGTGCATGCCAGGGCTCAACATTGCTCTCCCCCGGTCGTGGACCGGGGCCAGCAGGTCGTCCGGTTCGAGGGAGCGAGCTACGTCATGGTGGGGATCTACTTCGCGCGATCGCACGCGCTTGGGGCCAGCCAGAATGGGCACCGGGAGCTCTACTACATCCTCAGACCGCTCTCCAGAGACGGCGACGTCGAGCCGAACGCGTAGAGCGTACAGGCAAACGGCCGTTCGGCCGCCGCGACCGGCGGAGATCTCTGTGACGATTCGAGGCCGACTGGTTGATGGCGACACTGGTCAAAGCACTGGAGTTACCTGCAGGTACCGTCGAGTCGGAGGTGCAGGCCGGCCCGGTTTCCGGTCCTGGGCCGCGATGGTTTGTCGTCCAGGTCAAACCGCGCCGGGAGGCGCAGGTCCTGCGGCGTCTGGCGTTGGGCGCCGTGTCAACCTTCCTGCCATTTATCGAAGTGGCGCGGCGGAGGGGACCGGCCCGGCGGCGAGGTTTGGAGCCGCTCTTTCCAGGCTATCTCTTCGTCAGGATGTTCCCCGTGGGCGAGGCACCCGCGGCCTGGAGCCGCCTGCGGTGGACGCCCGGCATCGTTCGGATTTTGGGGATCGGAGAGACGCCTGTGCCGGTCCCCGAAGAGTTCATCGAGGCGATACAGGAGCGGACGAAGGAGCTGGGGTTCGTCCGCCTGCCGTCGCCGTTGATGAGCGGCATGCGGGTCCGCCTGCGGTCGGGGCCGTTTCAGGATCTGGAAGCGGTCTTTGACCGGCCGCTGTCGCGGGCCGGACGCGTGCGGGTGTTGTTGAAGTTGTTGGGGCAACCCAGGCCGGTCGAGGTCGACGAGGACTGTCTCGAACCGGCCTGAGGCCGGACGCGGGAGCACGAAAATCGAGAACCGTTGCCGCCTTCGGGGCGTTTTCGGCGGTGAATCTGCCGCAAAGGGCGGAGCCGCGCCCCGTGGGCGGTGTGTGGTTGTGAGCGAGCCTGCGATGAGGGTGAAATCGGCAGCAATCCTGACGGTGGTGGCCGTCCTGATCACCCTGGCGGCGGGGGGACCGGTGTCCGCGCAGCCTGCGGTGCAGCCCAACTATATCCTGGGCCCGGGTGACACCATCGACATCATGGTCTACGGCGAGCCCGACCTGACCCGTACCGTGACCATCAAGCCCGACGGGGCGATCTCGCTGCCGCTGCTGGGAGAGGTCAAGGCGGCCGGAAAGACGACCACGCAGCTGGCGAACGAGCTCGCCAGGCTGTACAGCAAGTACCTGAAGAGCCCATCCGTCAGTGTCACGGTCCGGGAGTTCCGCGTGGACCGGATCTACATTCTCGGGCAGGTCAGCCGGCCCGGAGAGTACCCGCTGCGGCCGGGCGTCGGCATCATGGAACTCCTGGCCAGCGCCGGCGGGCCGACCAACCGGGCGGATCTGGCTAAGATCGTGGTCATCCGGGGCCGCACGGAAGCCCAGCAGTTGAACCTCCTGGAGGCCCTGGCCTCGAACCGCAACCCCGACGTGAAGTTGCAGCCCGGCGACGTCCTGTTCATCCCGGAGACCGACAAACGCATCGTCGTGCTCGGCCAGGTGAACCGGCCCGGTGCCTACGACCTGCTGGAGGGGCAGCGGGTCTCGGACCTGCTGGCCGCTGCGGGCGGGATAACCCCCCGGGCCGCCCCCCAGGCCAGCTTCATCGTCCGCGGGCAGCAGCAGATTCCGGTGGACCTGCAGAAGGTGCTGGCCGGCGACATGGCGGCAAACGTGGTGCTGCAGCCCGGAGACATGATGGTGGTGCCGGAGTCGCAGAACCGCATCGCCGTGATGGGCGCGGTGAACAACCCCGGGACCTTCGCCCTCACGGAGAACATGAAGCTGATCGACGCCCTGGCCCTGGCCGGAGGGCCGACGCAGGCCGGGCGGCTTACCAACGTCATCGTCGTGCGGGTGGAAGGCGGTCAGGTGAAGCGGCTGGAGGTGAACCTGGAGCGGGCCATGACCGGCCAGGACGCCAGTCAGAACATCCCGCTGCAGAGCGGGGACATCGTCTTCGTCCCCGACCGGTTCACCGTCGGCACGGCCGGCCAGTGGTTGAACCTCTTCAACCTGATCAGGCTGGTGTTCAGAGGATGGTAGGCGAGGGTGAGGACGCAGCGTGAGCGGTAAGCCGAGGAGGTGGAGTCCGTGGAACTCCGGCACTACTACGACATCCTGAGGAAGCGGCTCTGGGTCATCCTGCTGCTGGTCGCCGTCGCCGTCAGCGGCGTGACCCTGCAGCTCGCGGCCCGGCCCGCCGAATACGAGGCCGGGGTGGCGATGATGGTCACCCCGCGTATTCTCAGCCCCTCGGCGGCTTTTGAGGACCCCGGCTTCTCCGCCTTCCAGTCCGGGTACCGCCAGACGGTCCTGGCCAACGTCGCCATGATTATCAAGAGCCATACGGTCCTCCAGCGGGTGCAGAAGCGGCTGGGGAACATCTCCCTCGGCCAGCTCAACCGCAGCGTGACCGTGGAGGGCGTGCGCGGAACGGACTTCCTGATCATCTCGGCCAAAGACGGCGACCCCGTCCGCGCCGCCGAGATCGCCAACGCCACCGCGACGGAGTTCACCAACTACTTCGCCGAGGTCAACGCCGCCGGTGCCAAGGTGGAGCGGACCTTCATCGAGGGGCAGCTGGCGCAGGCCCGGCAGCGCCTGATCGCGGCGGAGCAGGCGGTGCAGGCCTTCAAGGAGCAGACCGGGATCATCGCGCCGAGCGAACACGTGGCCTGGACGGTGCGGCGGCTGCTGGACACCCAGGCCGCCTATGAGGCCGCGCGCCTGGACGAGCAGGTGGCCCGGGCGCGCCTGGGCTTCCTGCGGTCCCGCGCCGCCTCGCAGAGCGAAATGCGCCGCCAGTCCTACTCCATCGGCGCCAACCCGGTGTTCGCGCGCCTGCGCGACACCCTGACCGGCCTGGAGGTGGAGCTGGCGCAACTGCGTCAGGTGTACACCGACGAGCATCCCCGGGTGAAGACGCTGCTGGGCCGGATCAGGGAAACTCAGGCCCAGATGGCCCGGGTGGCCCAGACCTCGATCAACAGCGAGACCGTCACGGTCAACCCCATCCGGGAGAGCCTGGTCAACCAGATGATCGACAGCGAGGTGGCCGCGGCGTCGGCGGCGGCCCGGGCGGCGGGCACGGCGGGCATCGTCAAGACCATGGAAGCTCGCATCAACGGTCTGCCCAAGCAGGAGGCGGCGCTGGCCCGCCTGGAGCGGGATGTGCGGCTCGCCGAGTCGCTGTTCCTCAGGCTCTCCACGCTGCACCAGGAGGCCCTGATCAGCGAGAACAAGGCGGCATCCACGGGCCAGGCCGCGGTGCTGATCGTCGATCCGGCCACCGTTCCGGTGCGGCCGGTGTCCAAGCAGCTGCCGCTGCGGGCCGGGATGGCCGGCATGCTGGGGCTGGTGATGGGCGCCGGTCTGGCGCTGCTCATGGAGAGCCTGGACACCCGCGTGCACACCTCGCGCGATGCCGAGGCGACCTACGGGCTGCCCGTGCTGGCCTCCATCCCCGTGATGAACGCCAAGACCTTCAAGCGCCTGACCACGGCGCCGGCGGCCACCTCGACGCTGCTGCTCTCGCTGATCAGCATGTTCCTCATCGGCGGGTTGATCGTCGGGATCTACACGCTGAACGCGAGGGCCACCCCCGAGGCGGGAGCCGGACAGCCGGTGATCCAGACCATCCAGCAGAGCCGGTAGGCGAGCAGGGTCGGTAGGAGGAGAGGGCGACAACATCGATGGTCCAAACGAAGAAGCCGCGCGGTGACCTGATCACCGCCTACGGCGAGGTGTCTCCCTTCGCGGAGGCCTACCGGACGCTGCGGATCAGCCTGCTCCAGGGGAACGGCAAGGCGCCCTGGTCGGTGGGCATCACCGGCATCCATCCGGCCCACGGCGCCACGACGACAGTGGCCAACCTGGGCCTCATCACGGCCGAGACGGGCACCCGCGTCGTCCTCATGGATGCCGACCTCTACAAGCCGTCCCTGCACCGCGTTCTCGACGTGCCCGGGGCGCCGGGGCTGTCGGCCGTGCTGGAGGGGGGAGCCAGGCTGAACGAGACGCTGTACGCGGTGTCGGGTGCCCCGCAGGTGCGCGTGCTGCCGGCGGGCCCCCGGGTGCGCAACCCCGCCGCGCTGCTGCGGCCCCACCGCCTCACCGAACTCCTGCACGAACTGCGGGAGTGGTGCGACTTCCTCGTCGTGGACCTGCCGTCGGTGGGGGCCGTGGCCTACGCGTCGCTGCTGGCGTCCTTTCTGGACGGCGTCGTGCTGGTCATCCGGGCCGACACACCGAGGATGGACGTGGAGCAGACGGTCAAGCGCCGGCTGCAGAACGCCAACGTCCTGGGCATGGTGTTGAACCGCGTCCCCGTATCGTCGGGAGACAGCGCGGGGTACCGTTACTACAGCAGGGATCTGTCCTAGCACTTCCGCCGCCACCCAGCCGTTCGGCCTCTGCGCCGGGGGGTGGCGGTTTCGTTCGACCGGAGTCTGCAGGTGACCGCTGAAGCGATGCACCGAGCGGGGGCCGGGATCGACACCGCCTTCGATGGGCCGGCGACCCTGGCCTGCCGGCGGTCGCGGGCCAAGCGCGTGGTGGACATCGTCGGCTCGCTGCTGCTGCTCCTGGTCCTCGCCCCGGTGTGGGCGGCGATCGCGGTCCTCCTCAGGCTGGTGGACCGGGGGCCCGTGCTGTTCCGCTGGGACCTCGTCGGCATGGACGGCCGCCGGATCCGCAGCTACAAATTCCGGACGATGGTTCCGGAGGCGGAGGCGCTGGAGCGACAGCTCCGGGCCAGCGGGGCCAACGAGATGCGGTCCGTCTACTTCAAGATGAGGGACGACCCCCGGGTGACGCCCATCGGGCGCGTTCTGCGAAAGTACAGCCTGGACGAGATCCCGTCGCTGTGGAGCGTGCTGGTCGGCGACCTGAGCCTGGTCGGCCCGCGCCCGGTGCGGGTGACCGAGCTCCAGTACCTGCAGCCGTGGCACCGGCAGCGGTTCGCCGTCAAGCCCGGACTGACCTCGCCCTGGGTCCTCAACGGGAAGAACGACGTCCGGGACTTCGACGCCATCGCGGCCTCCGACCTGGCCTACATCCGCCACTGGTCGCTGGCCGGGGATCTGCGCCTCCTACTGCAGACGGTGCGGTACATGGTGTCGGGACGGAACTACTGATGGGCGCGGCCGCACGGCCGAGGGGGCGACGAGCAGGAGTCGGACGATGCTGATTGCCAGGGCTCCGGTGCGGATCAGCTTTGCCGGGGGAGGGACCGATCTCCCCTCCTACTACCTGCGCTACGGCGGGGCGGTGGTCAGCGCGGCCATCGACAAGTACTTCTACGTCTTCATGACGGTGGACAAGAGCGACACGATCCAGATCATGTCCTCCGACTACCAGACCTTTTTCCGCCAGCCGGCCGTGGACACGATGATCTGGGACGGCGACCTGGCCCTGCCCCGGGCCATCCTCAACCACTTCAACATCCACGAGGGGCTGTCGGTCTTCCTGGCCTCGCAGGTCCCTCCCGGCACCGGGCTGGGATCCTCGAGCACCGTGGCCGTGGCCATCATCAAGGCCGTGACCAGCCTGCTCGGCCTGGGACTGAGCAAGCACGAGATCGCGGAACTGGCCTGTTTCATCGAGATCGAGAAGCTGGGGATGCCCATCGGAAAGCAGGACCAGTTCGCGGCGGCCTACGGCGGGGTGAACGCCTTCACCTTTACCGCCGACGGCGTCGGCGTGGAGCCGCTGCGGCTGCGGCCGGAGACGATCGAGCAGCTGGAGCGGAACCTGCTGCTCTTCTACACCGGGGCCGCGCGGGAGAGCGCACGCGTCCTGGACCAGCAGAACCGCAGGACCATGGCCAGCGACGCCGAGGTCCTCAACTCGCTCCATGCGCTCAAGGAGATGGCGTTGGAGGCGCGGCGCCTGCTGCAGGCCGGCCGGCTGGACGCCTTCGGGGAGCTGCTGCACGCCGGGTGGGAGCAGAAGAAACGGCTGGCCAGCGGCATCAGCACCCCGCGCATCGACGAGTGGTACGAGACGGCCCGACGGCACGGGGCGATCGGCGGGAAGATCACCGGTGCCGGCGGGGGCGGATTTCTCATGGTCTACTGCCCGTCCGGCACCGCGGCGGCGGTGACGGCGGCTCTGGAGACCGACGGGCTCAGGCGCATGGATTTCTCCATCGACTTCGACGGGGCCAAAATCCTGGTCAACAACTCCCTGCCGCTGGCGGTGACCCGCCGTGCCTGAGGGCGCCACGAACCACCGGCGGCAGCAGCGCCTGCTGCTCACGGCAGGCCTGCTGGTCGCCGACGTGTCGGCGATCGCGCTGGCCCTGACGGCCGCCCACCGGCTGGCCAACGCGCGCTCCATCTGGTATGCGCCGGAGCAGTTCCCTCCCGCCCTGTGGTTGGTCATCCCCATCGCCATCGCCATCTTCGGCCTGGGCCGCCTCTACGTGCTGGACGAACTCCTGGAGGGCTCGGTGGAGTACGGCCGCGTGGTTTACGGCTGCACCCTGGCGGCGCTGAGCCTGGTCCTCCTGGGGTTTTGGGGGAAGTTCCTGCAGGACGTCGCCCCCTCGCGAACCCTCATCGTGCTGGTGTGGGGGGTTTCGGTCTTCGCCGTAGGGGGAGGACGCTTCCTGATCCGTCGGGCGGTACGCTTCCTGCGCCGCCGCGGCTACCTCATCTCCCGGGCCGTGATCGTGGGGCTGGGCACCTCCGGGCTGGCCTTTGCCCGGCACTTCCAGCAGGCCCGGCACAGCGGGGTGCGGGTGGTCGGTTTCGTGGACGACTTCCTCCCGCCCGGCACGCCCGTGCTCGGCGATCTGGTGGTGCTGGGGCCCCCCAGCGACCTGGACCGCATCCTGGAGGAGACCGGGGCGCACGAGGTGATCATCGTCCCGACGGCCACCGCCTGGGAGAGCTTCCAGGAGCTGATGCGCCGCGCGGCGACGATGAACGGCTGCAGGGTTCGCCTGGCCCCCGGGTCCCGCGACCTGCTGGCCACCACCCTGCGGGCCCACCAGCTGGCGCAGATCCCGATGCTGACCGTGGAGCGGGTCCGGATCACCGGGCTGGACCGGGTCCTGAAGTCCACCCTGGACTACGCGATCGCCCTGGCGCTGCTGGCGCCGGCCGCGCTGGGCGTGCTGCTCTCGGCGGCCGCGCTGCGCGCCTGGGGCCTCCGCCCCTTCCGGCGGATGCGGATCATCGGACGCGAGGGCCGGCCCGTCAGCGTGTACATCCTGAACACGGGAGACGCCCGCCGCGGCGTGCCGCGCCTCATCCGGCGGCTGCGGGTGGACCGCCTCCCGCTGCTGGCCGCCGTGCTTCTCGGCCGGATGAGCCTGGTCGGCCCGCGGCCGATCCCCCTGGAGCGGCGCGCGGCCTACGCGGCCTGGCTGCCCAGCCTGCTCACCGTGCGGCCCGGGGTGACGGGGCTGTGGGCGGTGCGCCCCACGGCCTCGCTCGACGACGAGATGGAGCAGAGCCTGTTCTACATCCGCCACTACACCATCTGGCTGGACATCGAGGTGCTGCTGCGGGCGGTCCTGCGCCTGATCTCCGGCAACGGCCGGCAGGAGGAATGGGAGGGAACGGCACTCCGTGAACGCGTCCCAGTACATCGCTAGTCTCCAGTCGCAACTGGCCGCCCTGGCCCAGGCGGACCTCCTTCGTGTGGAGGCGCTGCTCCTGCGGGCGCGGGCAGAGGGCCGGACGATCTTCATCCTGGGGAACGGCGGCAGCGCGGCCACCGCTTCGCACATGGCCAACGACCTGAACAAGGGGGCGACGGTGGGCGACCGGCCCCGCTTCCGGGCCCTGGCCCTCACCGACAACGTGCCGCTGATCACGGCCTGGGCCAACGACACCCACTACGGCAACGTCTTCGTGGAGCAGCTGGCCAACTTCTTCCAACCCGGCGACGTGGTGGTGGCCATCAGCGGCAGCGGCAACTCGCCCAACGTGCTCGCCGCCGTGGAGTGGGCGGCCCGCCGCGGCGCCGTGACCATCGGGTTCACGGGCGGCGACGGCGGGCAGTTGCGCCGGCTGGTGGCCTGCCCCGTCGTCGTCCCGTCGCACAAGATGGAACAAATCGAAGATATGCACCTGATTCTGTCCCACGCCCTGTGCGTGAGTCTCCGGGCCCGGATCGCCGCCGAGGCCGAACCGGCGCTGGCCGGGCAGGAGGCCTAGCCCGCCGGGTGATCCCGTCAGGTCGGCGTACCCACCGGATGGTGTGAGATGAGGCACAAGATCTGTGTGCTGGGGCTGGGGTACATGGGGTTGCCCATGGCGGCGCTGCTGGCCACCCACGGGCACTTTGTCGTCGGCGTGGACATCAACCGCCGGAAGGTCGAGTTACTCACTCGGGGAGAGCTCACCTTCGACGAGCCGGGGCTGGAGGACCTGGTCCGCCGAGCCACCGCTGGCGGCACGCTGCGCTTCTCCCCGACCATCGAGCCCGCCGAGGCGTTCATCATCGCCGTGCCCACCCCGCTGGTCGAAGGCGCGAAGCGCTCGGAGCTGCGCTACGTGGTGCTGGCCGCCGGCTCCGTCGCTTCCGTGCTCAAGCGCGGGGATCTGGTCGTGCTGGAGTCCACGGTCCCGCCGCAGACGACGAGGAAGGTCGTCATTCCGATCCTCGAGACCTCCGGACTGGAGGCCGGGGCGGACTTCCTGGTGGCCCACTGCCCGGAGCGGGCCATCCCGGGACGGACGCTGCACGAGCTCGTCCACAACGACCGGGTCATCGGCGCGATCGACGACCGCTCGGCCGAGGAGACCGTCCGGCTCTACGGGTCCTTTGTCCGGGGCGCGATGCATGTCACCGACACCACCACGGCCGAGATGGTCAAGCTCATGGAGAACACCTCGCGCGACATCAATATCGCCATGGCCAACGAGTTCGCCAAGATCGCCGAAGAGGTCGGGGTGAACGTCTGGGAGGCCATCGACCTGGCCAACCACCACGTCCGGGTGAATATCCTCAAGCCCGGTCCGGGCGTGGGGGGGCACTGCATCGCCGTCGATCCGTGGTTCCTCACCGAGAACAGCATCCAGGGGCAGATCATCAAGACGGCCCGTGAGATCAACGACTCGATGCCCGGCCACGTCGTGGCCCACGCCGAGCGGTTGCTGAAGGGCATCCCCGATCCCGTGGTGGCCGTCCTGGGCTACGCCTACAAGGCGAACGTGGGGGACACGCGGGAGACGCCGGCGGCGCGGGTGGTCCGCCTGGCGCGGGACCGGGGCTGGCTCGTCCGGGTCCACGACCCGCTGGTCCGGGACGCTTGTGAGGTGACGCTGGTCGACCGCGTCGAGGAGTGTATCGAGGGCAGCGACTGCGTGCTGCTGCTCACCGACCACGACGCCTACCGGGCGCTGCAACCGGCGCGGCTGCGGCCGCTGGTCCGCACGCCCAACCTGATCGACACGCGGAACCTGCTGGACCACCCGGCCTGGGAAGAGGCCGGATTCACCGTCGTGTTGTTGGGAGGGGGCCGGCGCCTTCCGCTGCGCCGGGCCCCGGTGCAGGTGCCATGAGGAGCCGCCTGGCCCTGGACACGGCGGCGCGTCCCACGCAGGCGGTGATCCTGGCCGGAGGGCGGGGCACGCGTCTGCGGCCCATCTCCGATCTCAGCCCCAAGCCCATGGTCGAGATCCACGGCAAGCCCTTCATCGAGTACATCATCGAGATGCTGCGGGAGCAGGGGTTCGAGCGGGTGCTGTTCCTGCTGGGCTACCTGCCGGAGGTGGTCCAGGACTACTTCGGAGACGGCCGCCGCTGGGGGCTGCGCATCGACTACTCGGTGACCGCCTTCGAAGACAACACCGGCCGGCGGGTGCAGCTGGCCGCCCCGCTCCTGGACCCGGTGTTCCTGCTCCTGTACTGCGACAACTACTGGCCGATGCAGTTCGACCGGATGTGGCGCCGCTTCACGGCCGCCGGCGCCCCGGCCATGATCACCGTCTACAGTAACCTGGACGGCTACACCCGCAGCAGCGTCCGGGTGGACGCCGACGGCTACGTCGCCGTGTACGACAAGACCTGCACGGCGCCGAACCTCCAGGGGGTGGAGATCAGTTACGCCATCCTGCACAAATCCGTCCTCGACCTCCTCCCCGACGGCAACGTCCTGCTGGAGGAGGAACTGTACCCGCGGCTGGCCGAGCGCCGGGAGTTGCTGGCCTACGTCACCGACCACCGGTACTACAGCGCCGGGGCGCTGCACCGCCTGCCCATCACGGAGGCGTTCTTTGCCAACCGCCCGGCCGTGCTGCTGGACCGGGACGGCGTGCTGAACCGCAAGCAGCCGCCCGCGCACTACGTGCGGTCCTGGGCCGAGTTCGAGTGGCTCCCCGGCGCCAAAGAAGCCCTGCGCCTGCTGAAGGAGGCCAACTACCGGATCATCGTCGTCACCAACCAGGCCGGAATCGCCCGGGGAATGATGACGGAGGAGGACCTGCTGGACATCCACCGGCGGATGGCGGCCGAGGCCCGGGCGGCCGGGGGGAGGATCGACGCGGTGTACTACTGTCCCCACAACTGGGACGAGGGCTGTCGCTGCCGCAAACCCAGGCCGGGCATGCTCTTCGAGGCCCAGCACACCTTCAATCTCAACCTGCGCCGCACACCCTTCATCGGCGACGACGAACGGGACGCCCAGGCGGCGGAGGAGGCCGGCTGTCCCTGGATTCCGGTGACCCCGGATCGCCCGCTGCTGAGCATCGTCCGGGACCTGATCAGGACTCCGGTGGCGGTGTGACGATGGCCACGACGATCAGGCGCGTGCTGGTGACCGGCCACAACGGGTACATCGGCTCCGTCCTGGCGCCGTACCTGATCCGGGCGGGCTACGACGTCGTCGGTCTCGACACCGAGTACTTCGGGGAGTGCACCCTGGTCCCCGACCTCGGGCCGGTGCCCGGGATCCGTAAGGACATCCGCGACCTCACCGCCGCCGACCTGGACGGCTGTGACGCCGTGGTCCACCTGGCCGCGCTGAGCAACGATCCGCTGGGCGACCTGAACAGGGCCTGGACGGAGGAGATCAACCTCGCGGCCTCCGTGCGCCTGGCGCAACTGGCCCGCGCGGCCGGGGTGCGACGGTTCCTGTTCTCGTCGTCGTGCATCATGTACGGGATGTCGGAGGCGGAGGTCGTCGACGAGACCTCACCGCTGGATCCGCGGACCGACTACGCGCGGACGAAGGCCGAAGCCGAACGGGCCATCGCCGCCCTAACCGACGACGACTTCGCCCCGGTCTTTCTGCGCAACGGCACGGTCTACGGATTGTCTCCGCGCATGCGGTTCGACACGGTGCTGAACAACCTGGTGGGCTCCGCCGTGGCCACAGGACGGGTGGTGGTGCACAGCGACGGCAAACCCTGGCGGCCCGTGGTGCACGTCCAGGACGTGGCCCGGCTGTTCGCCGCGGTGCTGGAGGCGCCCGAGGAGGCGGTCCGGGGCCAGGTCTTCAACGCCGGCGCCAACCACCTGAACTACCAGGTCATGGACCTGGCCCGCATCGTGGCCGCCACCGTGCCCGGGGCGCAGCTCGAGGTCGTGGCCCGGCCGGGGGCCGACCAGCGCACCTACCGCGCCGACTTCGGCAAGTTCGCCCGGACCTTCCCCGACTTCCGGTTCCGCTGGACGCCGGAGGACGGGGCGCGGGAACTCTACGAGGCCTTCGCGGCCCTTGGGGTCGGCGAGGAGACCTTCCTGGACAGGCGGTTCACGCGCCTGAAGTGGTTGCGCCACCTGCTGGACAGCGGCCGCCTCGACGGGACGCTCCGGTGGGCGCGGGGGAGGGTGGAGGCCGTCCATGATTGAGGGCGTCAAGGTCATCCCGCTCAGGCAGATCGTCGACGAGCGGGGCAAGATCATGCACATGCTCAAGGCCACCGACCCCCACTTCATCCGCTTCGGGGAGATCTACTTCTCCTGCGCCTGGCCCTCGGTGATCAAGGGGTGGCACATCCACAAGACGATGACGGTGAACAACGCCGTGATTTCTGGGCGGGCCAAGCTGGTGATGTACGACATGCGCGAGAACTCGCCGACCAGGGGCCAGCTCCAGGAGGTCTTCCTGGGCGAGGACAACTACTGCCTGGTGCAGATTCCGCCGGGGGTCGCCAACGGCTACAAGGCCTACGGGGACAAGATGGTGATCCTGGCCAACTGCGCCACCGAGCCCCACGATCCCGACGAGATCATCTACCTCGATCCCTTCACGAAGGAGATCCCCTACGATTGGTCGCTGAAGAACCGGTGACCGCAGCCGACGTCGCCACGGCCCTCCGTCCGGGGACGGGCATCCGCTGCCTGGTGTGCCGGCAGCCGGCGGTGGAGGAGTTCCTGGACCTGGGCACCACCGCGCTGGCCAACCGCTTCCTCACCCGCGACGAGCTGGCGCAGCCCGAGCCGAAGTTTCCGTTGCGGATGGGGTTCTGCCACGGCTGCGGCCACGTGCAGCTCACCGAGCTTGTGCCGCCGCAGCTGATGTTCGAAGACTACCTGTACGTGTCGGCGGCCTCCGACACCTTGAAGGCCCATCTGCTCGAGCTCAGCGACCTCCTGGTGCGGCGGTACCGGCTGACGGCCGAGGATCTCGTCATCGACGTGGGCTGCAACGACGGCACGCTGCTC
The genomic region above belongs to Armatimonadota bacterium and contains:
- a CDS encoding transcription termination/antitermination NusG family protein — protein: MATLVKALELPAGTVESEVQAGPVSGPGPRWFVVQVKPRREAQVLRRLALGAVSTFLPFIEVARRRGPARRRGLEPLFPGYLFVRMFPVGEAPAAWSRLRWTPGIVRILGIGETPVPVPEEFIEAIQERTKELGFVRLPSPLMSGMRVRLRSGPFQDLEAVFDRPLSRAGRVRVLLKLLGQPRPVEVDEDCLEPA
- a CDS encoding SLBB domain-containing protein is translated as MRVKSAAILTVVAVLITLAAGGPVSAQPAVQPNYILGPGDTIDIMVYGEPDLTRTVTIKPDGAISLPLLGEVKAAGKTTTQLANELARLYSKYLKSPSVSVTVREFRVDRIYILGQVSRPGEYPLRPGVGIMELLASAGGPTNRADLAKIVVIRGRTEAQQLNLLEALASNRNPDVKLQPGDVLFIPETDKRIVVLGQVNRPGAYDLLEGQRVSDLLAAAGGITPRAAPQASFIVRGQQQIPVDLQKVLAGDMAANVVLQPGDMMVVPESQNRIAVMGAVNNPGTFALTENMKLIDALALAGGPTQAGRLTNVIVVRVEGGQVKRLEVNLERAMTGQDASQNIPLQSGDIVFVPDRFTVGTAGQWLNLFNLIRLVFRGW
- a CDS encoding GNVR domain-containing protein, which translates into the protein MELRHYYDILRKRLWVILLLVAVAVSGVTLQLAARPAEYEAGVAMMVTPRILSPSAAFEDPGFSAFQSGYRQTVLANVAMIIKSHTVLQRVQKRLGNISLGQLNRSVTVEGVRGTDFLIISAKDGDPVRAAEIANATATEFTNYFAEVNAAGAKVERTFIEGQLAQARQRLIAAEQAVQAFKEQTGIIAPSEHVAWTVRRLLDTQAAYEAARLDEQVARARLGFLRSRAASQSEMRRQSYSIGANPVFARLRDTLTGLEVELAQLRQVYTDEHPRVKTLLGRIRETQAQMARVAQTSINSETVTVNPIRESLVNQMIDSEVAAASAAARAAGTAGIVKTMEARINGLPKQEAALARLERDVRLAESLFLRLSTLHQEALISENKAASTGQAAVLIVDPATVPVRPVSKQLPLRAGMAGMLGLVMGAGLALLMESLDTRVHTSRDAEATYGLPVLASIPVMNAKTFKRLTTAPAATSTLLLSLISMFLIGGLIVGIYTLNARATPEAGAGQPVIQTIQQSR
- a CDS encoding CpsD/CapB family tyrosine-protein kinase — protein: MVQTKKPRGDLITAYGEVSPFAEAYRTLRISLLQGNGKAPWSVGITGIHPAHGATTTVANLGLITAETGTRVVLMDADLYKPSLHRVLDVPGAPGLSAVLEGGARLNETLYAVSGAPQVRVLPAGPRVRNPAALLRPHRLTELLHELREWCDFLVVDLPSVGAVAYASLLASFLDGVVLVIRADTPRMDVEQTVKRRLQNANVLGMVLNRVPVSSGDSAGYRYYSRDLS
- a CDS encoding sugar transferase, which translates into the protein MTAEAMHRAGAGIDTAFDGPATLACRRSRAKRVVDIVGSLLLLLVLAPVWAAIAVLLRLVDRGPVLFRWDLVGMDGRRIRSYKFRTMVPEAEALERQLRASGANEMRSVYFKMRDDPRVTPIGRVLRKYSLDEIPSLWSVLVGDLSLVGPRPVRVTELQYLQPWHRQRFAVKPGLTSPWVLNGKNDVRDFDAIAASDLAYIRHWSLAGDLRLLLQTVRYMVSGRNY
- a CDS encoding GHMP kinase, producing MLIARAPVRISFAGGGTDLPSYYLRYGGAVVSAAIDKYFYVFMTVDKSDTIQIMSSDYQTFFRQPAVDTMIWDGDLALPRAILNHFNIHEGLSVFLASQVPPGTGLGSSSTVAVAIIKAVTSLLGLGLSKHEIAELACFIEIEKLGMPIGKQDQFAAAYGGVNAFTFTADGVGVEPLRLRPETIEQLERNLLLFYTGAARESARVLDQQNRRTMASDAEVLNSLHALKEMALEARRLLQAGRLDAFGELLHAGWEQKKRLASGISTPRIDEWYETARRHGAIGGKITGAGGGGFLMVYCPSGTAAAVTAALETDGLRRMDFSIDFDGAKILVNNSLPLAVTRRA
- a CDS encoding sugar transferase, which produces MPEGATNHRRQQRLLLTAGLLVADVSAIALALTAAHRLANARSIWYAPEQFPPALWLVIPIAIAIFGLGRLYVLDELLEGSVEYGRVVYGCTLAALSLVLLGFWGKFLQDVAPSRTLIVLVWGVSVFAVGGGRFLIRRAVRFLRRRGYLISRAVIVGLGTSGLAFARHFQQARHSGVRVVGFVDDFLPPGTPVLGDLVVLGPPSDLDRILEETGAHEVIIVPTATAWESFQELMRRAATMNGCRVRLAPGSRDLLATTLRAHQLAQIPMLTVERVRITGLDRVLKSTLDYAIALALLAPAALGVLLSAAALRAWGLRPFRRMRIIGREGRPVSVYILNTGDARRGVPRLIRRLRVDRLPLLAAVLLGRMSLVGPRPIPLERRAAYAAWLPSLLTVRPGVTGLWAVRPTASLDDEMEQSLFYIRHYTIWLDIEVLLRAVLRLISGNGRQEEWEGTALRERVPVHR
- a CDS encoding SIS domain-containing protein, giving the protein MNASQYIASLQSQLAALAQADLLRVEALLLRARAEGRTIFILGNGGSAATASHMANDLNKGATVGDRPRFRALALTDNVPLITAWANDTHYGNVFVEQLANFFQPGDVVVAISGSGNSPNVLAAVEWAARRGAVTIGFTGGDGGQLRRLVACPVVVPSHKMEQIEDMHLILSHALCVSLRARIAAEAEPALAGQEA